The following is a genomic window from Desulfotignum phosphitoxidans DSM 13687.
AACTCGGATGCAAATTCCGCTGCGCTACATTTGCACCGGTTATTTGCATTATTCACGGTACCTGCAGCGATGCTAAGATCTTTATATGGAGGAATCGGATGGAAAAAGATTCATTGAAGATTACAATTAATACTAATTATAAATTTCTTTATATTGGAACTCTGCTAACCCTCATTGCTACTTCAATTTACCTATATTTATCTATAGAATATAATTTAACAATTTTAGATAGGTATTTAGATCTTTTAAAAATTCTGGCAATTGGCATTGCGATTACTGCGCTCTTATATAGAATACTTGCTTTGTATGAAGCCAACGAAATTTCACGAATATCGATGAATAGGAAAAAACAATATAAGGCGTTTGAACTTATCTCTGAATGGAATAAAGATGTGGTAATGGCCAACCCGATTGATGGTGCAAAAATTTTAGGTGAGATAAAGGATAGAGAGGTTACTGAAATATTAAAAATTATCGACAATGATGAAGCAAAACGTAAAACTATTTTAAACATTTTAAATTTCTTAGAACGAATGGCAATTTATATTAAATCCGATGCAGTAGATGAGATGATTTTAAAAGATTTCTTTGCCCTTATTGTTAAGACTTATTATTTGGGATTCAAAGCATATATTGATAATAAAAGACATCATTATAATGATAATGAAATCTGGATACGATTTGAGAACCTTGAAAAATCTTGGGCAGATTAATCAATTGCAAATCTAACAGTACAAAAGGAGTCGTGATCCTCCCCAAAAAACTGAAATCGAAGTTAAGCTTCATTTTTGAGATAGTATTTTTGGGGTTGGGGTCGGACCGAGCAAGAAGGTTATCAATTAAGGAGATAGCTTAAAAAACACCCCCTAAAACGGGCCTATAATCGCTTTTTTGGGGTCAAAAAGAGCAACATAGGAATAATCGAGATAAAAACAAAGTCCCTAACCACCAAAATGCTGACGGACAAGCCGCAGATTTTGAAACGTTATGGATTAATTTCATGAACTCAAATATGAAACCAAATGAATATGACATTTTAAACATTTTTCTCGAAAAAATGGATGAAAAGGGAGAAAGCCGCAAAATGGTTTCTCTTAGCATAGATGATACAATGCTTGAGCTAATGAACACTAAATACAATAAGCAACTATCCCTTGATGAGCTAAAAAAATTAGCTGACAGGTGTTTTGCAAATGAATGGCTTGAGCATTTCGTTCTTGGGGCTGGCAAATATGGAGAATTAATTCTAACAACTACAGGCTTCGGGGTTGCAAGATCTCTTCAGAAGAAAAAAGAAGCTTTAAAAAATAGAACACTTTTAAAAAAAACATCTGACTACATTGAAGATCATAAAGGCTTGTTCGTTTTTTTAGGATCAATAATAGCTCTGGTTGGTTTATTGATTAAAATATTTTCAGGAGTAAACACATGAGTATACCCGAAGAAATTAAAATCTCTTTATTATGCCTTTTTTGTAATGCCCCGTTAGAAGGAGAAAATGGAAAAGAGTTTTCCTCAGGAGATATGATCAAATGTTTACAATGCAATGAATTGAATGATTACGATTCTATAATAGAATTAGTGTGTGACCGAAAACTCAAAACCCCACGTTTTTCATGGGTATAATGGCTAAAATTTGTTTGAAATCTTTACTTGAAATTGAATTACTTGTTGATTTTAACTGATTACTATGTTAATATAACCAATTAATAATTAAAGAGATTTTAAAAAATGAGAGTCATAGAAAGCAGTTCAAATTTCAACACCCCAACAAAACTTCGAGGTTGTTTTGCGTAAAATTTTTGAACCACAAATGACATTCGGGCAGACCCCTATCGACCAAATCAAACTTGACATGAGAGCCAGGGATGAAATTCCCAAGCTACTTTTGGGGCTCCAGCATATCTATTGCGATCAAGAACTTCGAGAAAAAGTTTTTGTCATCCTCAAAAATGTGATTCCGGAAGACACCGACTCCAAAAATGGACGTCCGGGAATGGACCTGTGGAAAATTCTTGTGATGGGCACCATACGGCTCAATTGCAATTGGGATTACGATAAACTCCGGGAGATGGTGAACAACCACAGAACATTGAGGCAGATGCTGGGTCATGGCATGATGGACGATGACATAACCTATCCGCTCCAGACCTTAAAAGATAATGTCAGGCTTCTGACACCTGACATTCTTGATAAAATCAACACCCTGGTTGTACAAGAAGGTCATAAACTTCTGATGAAAAAAAAACTTCGGACGAAGAGGTGTTGATGGGACGGTGTGATTCATTCGTTGTTGAAACCGATGTTCATTTTCCCACAGACATCAACCTGCTTTTTGATGCAGTCCGAAAAATGATTCAAATTGCCGCTATTATCAGCCAGGGCATTGGAACGAGTATGTGGCGGCAATCAGCATATAATATCAAAAAATTTAAACGGCTGTATCGGATAGTTCAGCGATTGAAACATTCCACATCCGCGGATGAAAAGAAAAAGGCCAAAAGAGCCCGGCAGATCATGGATGCACACAAAGCTTATATTGAACTTGCTGAAAAATACATTTCAAAAGCGGAATTGACCATTGAAATGACGGAGTCCTCCGATATTATGAATGAAGCCCGAGTGGAAGAGTTGCAAACATACATCAATTATGCGCTTTGGCAAATTGGCCTGATAAAACGCCGGGTTTTGCAGGATGAAAAGATCCCACATAAAGACAAGATTTTTTCAATTTTCGAACCCCATACAGAATGGATTTCAAAAGGCAAAGCCGGTGTTCCCCAAGAATTGGGACTGCGGGTATGCATCCTGGAAGACCAGTATGGGTTTATCCTGCACCACCGGGTGATGGAGCAAGAAACCGATGATAAAGTGGCCGTTGCAATGGTAACGTCGGCCCAAAACAAATTTTCTGGTCTCAAGGGATGCAGTTTTGATAAAGGGTTTTATACACCTGGTAACAAAAAGGACCTGAAGGATACATTGAGCATTTTGGTGCTCCCGAAAAAAGGCAGATGCAACAAGGCTGAATTTGAAGAAGAAACAGCAGACGATTTTATTCGTTTAAAAAGAAAACATTCAGCGGTGGAATCGGCCATAAACGGGTTGGAAAATCATGGTCTGGACAGATGCCCGGATCATGGCATTCAAGGATTTAAAAGATATGTAGGTCTGTCTGTTCTGGCAAGAAATCTCCAGATTATGGGTCATCATATACAACAAAAAAGGCTGAAGCAGCTGCAACGGTCTGAACAGCGAAAAGCCGCGTAAAAAAAGGCCGTCGCATCAAAAAGTAGCACGTCAAACACTACAGGTGTGTCCAAAAAATGGGAAAGTCGTTAAAAAACGACAAATATTGAAGCACTTTGCCAGGTTTGTGATAGCAGGAAAAACATTAATTGGAAATTATGTCAGGCATCGGCCTCGGAAAATCCTAAAATAGGGGTTT
Proteins encoded in this region:
- a CDS encoding DUF4760 domain-containing protein: MEKDSLKITINTNYKFLYIGTLLTLIATSIYLYLSIEYNLTILDRYLDLLKILAIGIAITALLYRILALYEANEISRISMNRKKQYKAFELISEWNKDVVMANPIDGAKILGEIKDREVTEILKIIDNDEAKRKTILNILNFLERMAIYIKSDAVDEMILKDFFALIVKTYYLGFKAYIDNKRHHYNDNEIWIRFENLEKSWAD
- a CDS encoding ISNCY-like element ISDph1 family transposase (programmed frameshift), which translates into the protein MRKIFEPQMTFGQTPIDQIKLDMRARDEIPKLLLGLQHIYCDQELREKVFVILKNVIPEDTDSKNGRPGMDLWKILVMGTIRLNCNWDYDKLREMVNNHRTLRQMLGHGMMDDDITYPLQTLKDNVRLLTPDILDKINTLVVQEGHKLLEKKTSDEEVLMGRCDSFVVETDVHFPTDINLLFDAVRKMIQIAAIISQGIGTSMWRQSAYNIKKFKRLYRIVQRLKHSTSADEKKKAKRARQIMDAHKAYIELAEKYISKAELTIEMTESSDIMNEARVEELQTYINYALWQIGLIKRRVLQDEKIPHKDKIFSIFEPHTEWISKGKAGVPQELGLRVCILEDQYGFILHHRVMEQETDDKVAVAMVTSAQNKFSGLKGCSFDKGFYTPGNKKDLKDTLSILVLPKKGRCNKAEFEEETADDFIRLKRKHSAVESAINGLENHGLDRCPDHGIQGFKRYVGLSVLARNLQIMGHHIQQKRLKQLQRSEQRKAA